Within Malus domestica chromosome 04, GDT2T_hap1, the genomic segment ATCACATAATTCCTCAAGCCATTTTCTCCTCTGCTTGCCGCTCCGCTATCTTCTCTCTATAAAATAGGTTTACAACATGAGAAATTATTTTTACACATCATTTCTTGTTTTGGACActtttattttcttgattttcttTCGCTTTATTTGATCTAAAGACTATTTATATTTCCTTAGTTCTCGTTTGTTTTATTCAATCGAAAAGTTATAAACAAAAGAGTACAATAGGAGAAAAATAGAAGTGAGAAtaaagtataaataatacgggaGATGATAATCATCATACTTATAAGTTGGCATGACCAAAGAAAGAAATGATCTTTAATTCATCTGCGAGCTTGCCTGATTCATTTTCCAGCTTCAATATATAGGCTCTGTTGGCcatctatatgtatatataatatatctatatacatctgtaaagggtttagggttcgCGAACACTTATTCTTTTGTGGTTTGCAAACTCTTTATCTAATTGTAAACTAtaagggtggtgctatccacacactacTTTTTATCTCTTACACATTCCTTGTTACtttctgtcatttgatcattttcaattcatttgatccaacATACCGAAAATTGAAATGTCAGTGTGAAAGGTTAAAAATGGTGTGTGAATGACAGTATTGCACCACCCTACTTAATTTGCTAGTATGCACTGCACACCACCTTATTATGTATGTCACGTACACGGACAATCTTGTATATTCTTTCAATTGCAAACTGAAAAGTAAGAAGTAACGAAACATGGctgaaatttcaaaatttgtcACCTCTTTGTATATTTGTTATGGCTGTACTCTTTTGCAAATACTAATTTATACATCTGGTCGTGTGTCATGTAGGTTTCTTCTATAAGTACGCTTCTTGGTCAAGAAAAAGTAATTGAAAGTGCTTCCTAAAAACGTTCATATaaactaaaagcacttttaagtttttttacCAAACGTATATTCAAAACTGTTTGTAGTCAAATATAGATAGGGAAATGGAGTAAGTGATAGCTAACAACAGCACATAATTAGGTGCATAACTTTAATACAAAGATGAAGCCGACATATGCTGATATGCCTCAGCCTCATATCTACGTCAATCATAATAAATGTCAACGACACCATAGGAGATAGGACCCAACATTTGAACTAAGGTGCTGAACTGAAACTACATACTTTCTTCAGCAAGGATTATGATAAGTTTTTGGATACTGTAAATCTCCACTCGTAATGCAAACATTGAATTTGAAACCATAACTTAGGAAGGCGCACCTTAACCGCATCGATCCTTTGTTATGAATCTTTTCTATgacgatggtggtggtggtgatgcccATGATGATGGTGGTGGCTGTGGTGATGTCGGTGGTGTTGATGGCAGTGGCAGtgaggatggtggtggtggcgatgCAAATGATGgtgaaggtggaggtggaggtggtggGGCTAATGAATCTGATGGAGACGGCAGCCGTGGCAACATTGGTGGCTGCGTctgcggaggaggaggagatggTACGATATAACGGAAATGGTTACGACGATTCCATAGAGGCGGCGGCGGCGGAGATCGACTAGGAATGCAATAGGGTAATACAGAAGAAGCTGCTTCAGAATCAGTAGCCACATTCATCAACACTAATAAACtcatcaacaacaaaaaatatgaaacacccATTTGAACTAAGCTTTGCTGAAATACAAAGATATTTTCCATGCCAAGTAGAGAAGCCAACTCACACTACTTATAACCAAAGGACCACTCATCAAACCTATGGCTGGAAAGCCCTATCTAACTGGAGCAACTTGCATGGTACGGGACGCCTTCCCATGTTATGGAAGTCCTTCTGGTTAACCGATCAATTAGACAACAATACTTTCCACACAAAACTATAAATGTAAATTCTGCAACACTTGCacaaatgcaattttttttttgttaaattttccaCCAATTTCAGAACTTTATCACAATTGAACACACTAAACTACATTTATAGTTTTTAAAAATGATGAATGCAACTAAATTACTTAGTACTtgtttcaaaagcaaaaatttcGATCTAAGAAGGATACCAAACAACCCCGTACTTATCTCACCACCCTGTAAACTAACATCAAGCTTTACACAAACCATTCCTAGTTACAGATTACAGATTACAGATACAATACAATGCAAGGATGTAGAAAAGCATATTCCAAGTTGAAGATCCACTTTGCAGAACATCTCGCTGCTGCGAGTGATGCGCGATATTTGCGAAAGAGTTCCACGTTCCAAGAATAAATGAAAAGTCTTTCATGGCCACATCACTCTCACCCACCGCTGCAGCAAAAATGTAAACATCATTGACAAAGTCTTCAGGTCTGGCTATTCAAAATGGTTATCATTAACCTCCAGCAATCGACATCAGTATATCAAGTGTTTCAACATCGGCGAACTTGTAGAATCGAAAAAAGATGGCATCACAAGCGCCAAATATTACCATGTTTAATGCATCCTGACCATCATTATTAGACATAAAATCGGATCCAAATTAGGTAACTAGAGCAAGACTACGCTTAATAAACCCACATCTAACAAATATCAATTAAAATGGCTTTTTTTTCCTCTCAAGGAGCCTTTTGTTCTTGAAACCAAGAAGTTTTTTGGGTCAGCGATTCTCACCGGTGTTTACATTACTCAAGCCCAAAGTCTTGCTTCCGCTTCGTGTGCTCACCTCTAAGTTCTGCGTCGCCCTACTGTTGCATTGTTTTATAAACCAAGTAAGAACAATCTATTACAGTTTCATTCCATGTTCAGTCCACAACCAGAAATTCCATGTAGTCTTGTAGTAATGCCCTTGATTAAAATGACCCAACCTCAAATCAAATACTACATCCAACTACACAAAAAACAGAACCATATCTACAgataaatcctttttttttttctgccgAAAACAGGGGAAGAGAGGTAGACGGGCCatgggcccactccaacaacaacGATATTGTCCTCACTTGGCCACCAgttcaatccgtcaggtgtggggttttaatacaaaatgcctcagtattagttagagtggggtaattctatttaaagcgATGTGGGACAGAGGAATTCTAACAATTAGTAATGCAAGGGAAGAAAGAATAACCAGCTCGCTGTAGAGTGTCAAGGGACACTCGTGATGCAGTAGAACAGCAAAATAGCACACAAAGTTTCGTGTCAAGGTCACGCATACATATCaaatcagaatgaaactagactGACCTTCTTTAACTAGACTGATCAAGTGACTTGACACAATTATTATAATGAAAGCCATGCGTGCATGCACTTGTTTCATACAAGCCTGAGTGAAGAAACTTCATACCTTAGAAGGTGCACCAGGTTGAGGTCTCAAAGCTCCAGCTATGGCTGCAGTGAGACTCGAAGATATCTCAACTTCAGATGTTCTAGATACAGGGACATGCACAGAGATAATTCTATTTAAAGGGCTTGTTCTCAAACCTTCTGGCCAATGTGGAACAGGGGAATTCTAATAGTTAGTAATGCAAGGGAAGAAAGAATAACCAGCTTGCTGTAGAGTGTCAAGGGACACTCGTGATGCAGTAGAACAGCAAAATAGCACACAAGTTTCGTGGCAAGGTCATGCATACATATCaaatcagaatgaaactagaccGACCTTCTTTAACTGGACTGATCAAGTGACTTGACACCATTATTATAATGAAAGCCATGCGTGCATGCACTTGTTTCATACAAGTCTGAGTGAAGAAACTTCCTACCTTCGAAGGTGCACCAGGTCGAGGTCTCAAAGCTCCAGAATAAGGTTGGCTGAGGCTGCAGCTTCCCTTGTCTTTAACGGGACTTATTTGCTCCTTGTTATTTGATGTCAATTCTCCCTTGTTAGAAGTCTCACTAAGTTTAGCAGATGGTGTTGTATCTTTTTCAACAGATTCGCCCTTTAATGGAAGGGTCGTTACAGATTccgatgcattattttgggcaGTCGTTTCAAAATCTTGAACTTTCTTCGAGAACTGTGTAGCTGCAGCACGCGCACCAGCTATGGCTGCAGTGGGACTCGAAGATATCACAACTTCAGATGTTCTAGATACAGGGACATGCACAAAGATAGACCCTGGCTTCAGCGAGAATGGATATTGTGGATTTGGAATTGGAAATCTTACTGGAAGGGGACTATTAACCGAGGAAAGACCTCTAATTGCACCTTCATATATCTGAGACAGGCAAatgagtaagagagagagagagagagagagtaaattCTTATGCACAATATGCACCTTCTTCTCCAAGTTGTAGACACCATCTCAAATGGAACTAACAGTTTCTGAAATAATCGAAGAAATAAAAGCTTAATCATATATGATATGAGCTACTCAAAATCACAGGAATTGCCAGAAATGTAGCAGTGCGAAAATAATACACACCTGTGGCTGCTCACAAAGCCAAAACATATCAGTTTGTGCTTCCAGCCTCACCTGCATATGAAATAAATCGGTCAGAGCTTAATCAACACGGCCTTGGAACAACCATCACCTTGCTATATAATGAACTAAAAGGTCATAAGTAAAACAGTAGCCCACCCCAACTCCCAGGACACAAGTTCTTCACTTCTAACACATCCAAACACTTCGACACACCCTATTTCAAACATGAAACCGTAATTTGTCAAATTTGTGTTGTGTGCACGTGTGATGTCTAGACCGCCTAAACGaggaataaaaacaaaatgcaacaGCTTCTTTCTCCAAATTTGGATGAAGATTGATTAAAAAGAGCATTCCACTGGAGATAAATCCACATGGAAGATACTCTGGATGTAtttatgcacacacacacacacacacgaaacGAGGAACATCCATGAAACAAAGTACCAAACTTAGAATACCTAAATGTCTGGAAACGGGATAATGTTCCGGAAATTTGAGATCAGTGATTCCATCAACTGCATAAATTTCTCTGTAGAATTCCTCCATTGCCTTGACTGTAGCCTCATCAGGAACCTTACCAGCGGCATGACTCCAGAGACGGCCTTCGAAAGACAAATTCGAGACTTTACAAAGAATATCATCTCCGTCAACAATTACAATAACCATAACAACAAGAATCCAATAACAACTATCACAACAAAACAATAtctaaattgaagaaaaaagcaGTAACACTTGACGAATCAATCTTTTTCGAAGAAATTAAActcttataaataaaaaaattgcttcTCAAAAAAAATAAGATCAAAACTTTGCAGCTTACTTAAAGTTTCTACTCCAACTTAACGAACTAGCTAGCAATAACATATAACAGACAACATTctcaaaagttcaaaacttcactcccaaacattaaaaaagaaaaaagaaaaagaaaaaagaaagatacgAGGGTATCAGAATTTTGAATTGAATTCGGAGATTTTAAGGTAAATTCCTAACACTCCCACTTTACGAACTAGCTAGCAAATAACATACCACATTCTCAAAAGCTCAAAACTTTACACACCAACATCAAAAAACATAAGATTAAACCAAAAGGGCATcagaattttgaatgaattctaAGAATTTAAGGTTGAAACCTCGGATAGGAGAAGGCCAGGACCTGCCCTCGAcgtgcttgatgccataaacCAGCAAAGAAGCCCATGGTTGGTGCATGGTGGTCAGACATGGGTTTCTGTAATTCCCAGAAGAAGaatgtcctcctcctcctcctcctcctcctcttctcatCTCTGAGATTCTTCAGATGCGATTTCGGCCGTCTGATCTGATTGTCGCGCCGTTTTTTTCAGTTGACTGGAAAAAGGTTCTGCATTGATGAGTTTTATCCTATGTTTATTGTTTTCTTACTTTTAATAGCAACCTTTTTGTTACTGACCAGACGGGGGGTAATATTAATTGAAAAATCACTTTTTGTACTCGAGATTAGAGATAAAGATTGCCAACTGTTACATAGgtaaaatttttagttgtgatagGAACACATATGGTACATTACGTATTTTTATGTGAGTagtggaaaattaaaaattttaagttattaaccctTTAACATACAtttcccaccatttatatagcgACACGTAGTGTATTACATCATGTGatggtcacattgaaaaatctctcgttaCATAGGAAAATAAgaaatttgtgatttaaatgattaaaaatcttGGTCAAATCTCGCTTACAGATCGAACTATAGTCAGAGTAGAAGTTTTTATCCCCTATCttctttgttttactttaaaATTACGGTTGATTAGTCAGATTCAACCTTTAGATTCACCAGATGAGAAACTCAATTTCGCATTGATTTTGGGTTGCCGGATaagccttaaaaacacaaacacaaacaacgggccaaacacaaacaaaagaaacaagaaaatgacCTTTGTATTCAAGGTCAAGATTATGTCTTCGGTTGTGTTTTCAACATTCAAGAAACCACCTTATAAAGTTTCCGTTCATGAATCAATATCAAAGATACACTTTTGAAGTCGCATAATTATTATTTCGATTCTCTACGGAAAGTGATTTGAACTTTAGTGTTTTGGAGGGAGGAGAACCCTAAAACAATTTCAATCATCCCCCTCTCACTTAAAAAAATGAATGGTTATCttgattttttaataattttttaataatctaAAACTACTGAGTAGTTTAAAAATGAGCAGTAAAAGTAcctctaaaaaaaattgaattgtgAAGATTGTTTAAAAAATCAGACTACTTCGTAAGTTGGACTACCGAAGACAAATCCTTACGTACCTAAAAGCGATTAAACCTAAGTTCTAGAAAATCATATTttctaaccaaaaaaaaaaatggagagcaTTTCATTTCCATCAAATTTGTGTACCTTCAAACGCCCACCAAACACTGAAAGCAACATCTTGTAGCagaaatcaaaacccaaaaacaagaacaagaacctTAAATTGTTCACCCTTCAAACAGTTGACAAAAcaataaatattattttgtgcaagaatttagaatttaaaatattgaGTGGGAAGTAAATTACGGATCACCCATTTCCTCCCaattgctctctctctcctctctctctctctctctctctctctgaaatcACACAAGAACGTCACAACTCACAAACACCACTCTCCAACACTGAGACGACATCCCTTTCACAGAAAACGACAGCCAGAAGAACCCAACCCACCAAATCCCCCCCACCCAAAAGTCCCATGCTTTTCTTTCActccctctcttcttcttcttcttcttctctttttcaAGTTTCAGTCTTCCAGTTTTCAATCGAACCGTTGACTTTTTAGACGTCGGCCAACTCCTGGGAAATGGACCAATCGGTTCTGGACGACATAATCAACCGACTCCTCGAAGTCCGAGGCCGGCCCGGGAAGCAGGTCCAGCTGTCGGAGTCGGAGATCCGGCAGCTTTGTTTGGTCTCTAAAGAAATCTTCTTGCAGCAGCCTAATTTGTTAGAGCTCGAAGCACCCATCAAGATTTGTGGTacttttctttgcaaaacaacCTTAATTTTTCCGTTTAGTTTTGAATTTTAGTGATGGGTTTTGTCCTGCGGCCTTGAATAAGTTGGAATTTATTGGAAAGTTCTGTTCTTTGATTTGATTAGGTTGTGTGTACTCATTATTTGgggaaattttagttgtttttgtttctgacCCATGTTTGTTTTTGTGGAATAATCCGTGAAAATCGGTATGTTGTATCGCAAAACATTCATCTGACTGCTCAAATTATGGAAGTGTTTCGTTAAGGATTGTCATTTGATTGATAAATTAGTGAGCCAATGTTTGTGCTTTGATATTCGGGGTAATTTGTTTGAGGTCGCAAAATATGTTCAATACTAGGATTGGGTCAGTCGAACATTTTATTCTTTGATAACAGCGAAGGTTGTCGTGTAGTTTGGCAATGTATAGTGAGTATAGTTTGGTTACTGAATTCGGGCATGAATAGCTTGATTGGAACAATTTTAGATGATCCGGTTATGGCGTGTTTACAATTTGGTAAACCTTTTAACATTTCAAGTATTGGCAATGTCTGGGCGTGTTAATTGTTTGTAGAATTGCAAcatcaacaacaaagccttatcccactaagtgaggtcggctgtatgaatcatagaacgccattgcgctcggctGTAGCAATCCTAGAATTGTATTTGTACAAAATATTGTATCATAGACGTTCAAGCAGTGAGCTTTACTGCAGTGTCTGCTTTATACTCATGACAAGTAATGTAACACTTATGTTCTTGTGCAAATGCAAGTGTGGGCGTGCTTATATGTTTTGTGCACGAGAGCTAAGTGGGCTATATTTTCTAAACTCATGTAGTATTTTGCCTGTAAGTATGCTAAAGGTCGGATATGCTTTTAGATGAAGGGTGACCTTCTTTCTTTATGATATTGGAGGGGTGTTGCATATAATTATGATACCTGCACACAAGGTCGATAACATGAAACATGGAGGGTGTGTAAATCAATCCTTCTCACAGAAGTTTTGAGTTTCATATGTATAGTCAGTTactcttattttcttattcttctttcatcGCTCGTTCAAAGTTTGGTATTGACCAAAAGAAAGAACGAAGTAATTGATAGTTAATCAACTGATGATAAAGGAACTTGTTTTGTAAAATGTTAGTTGGTAATTCTAGTTTTGTAGACTACGTAAGTTATGGAGATTTGTGATCTTTTCTGAATTATTTTGAGGGATGTGACATGCGGGCATCGTGGCGTTGAAAATTAATTTGTTGGGGGATGATGGGACGCTAAGGTTTATGGGTACcctgaataataataataaattaattttgtaacTGGAAAACCGAATCTAAATAATTGCTTAGGGGAATGTTATGGGTTAATATATTCTAGTAATGAGGTACATCACTTCTTTGTGAAAGCTCACGTTTTGTGCTCATTTCACCATTTCGTGCCTTGGAAATTTGAACAGGTCAGATAATGTAGAAAATTTCAGTATGATTGCTTAGTTCAGATGCTTTTGCTGATATTCTTATTCTTGCCTACTTTTTCATTTGACTTTAGTTTTCAACGATTTAATCTCATGAATTCTTAAAAGTGAACTGCTTTTTGTTTTCAGGTGATATACACGGTCAGTACTCGGATCTTTTAAGGCTTTTCGAGTACGGTGGACTGCCTCCTAATGCCAATTACTTGTTCTTGGGGGATTATGTGGATCGGGGAAAGCAAAGTTTAGAAACAATATGTCTTCTCCttgcatataaaataaaatatcctGAGAATTTTTTCCTCTTGAGGGGAAACCATGAATGTGCATCTATAAACCGTATATACGGATTTTATGATGAGTGTAAGAGAAGATTCAATGTGAGGCTATGGAAGACATTCACAGAGTGTTTTAACTGCCTTCCAGTGGCAGCTCTGATTGATGAAAAGATTCTCTGCATGCATGGTGGTCTTTCTCCCGACCTGCATAATTTAGATCAAATCAGAAATTTACAGCGGCCAACGGATGTACCAGACACAGGTTTACTTTGTGACCTTCTCTGGTCTGATCCCAGTAAAGATGTTCATGGTTGGGGAGGGAACGAGCGGGGAGTTTCGTTTACATTTGGTCCTGACACGGTGACGGAGTTTCTTCAGAAGCATGATTTGGATCTCATTTGTCGTGCTCACCAGGTTTTATTGCTTGGCGTTTTTTCGGTTCAGTTCATATCCTCTTTACACTTGCAGGACTGTAGGGAATATACCTGTGGGAGCCAAACATCACTTCCTATCTGGGATTCTATGGTCGGGGGTTTTGTGTGGttataatttcttttttacGTATTTTTTAATCCAGAGAAATTCTCATTTCTTTGGTATAAGAATGAAGCCTTTGGCATTCCCAGACCTCCCCTGCTGGTGTAGTGGCATTGGCAAATGTTGCTTTCTTCTATAGAGACTTGCACTGACTATTGAGgatatgaaattttaatttatttccgTGCTTCAGGACAATTAgttatgtttttcttttatcattggCAGGTTGTGGAGGATGGCTACGAGTTATTTGCCAACCGACAACTTGTGACGATATTTTCAGCACCTAATTATTGTGGGGAATTTGATAATGCTGGTGCCATGATGAGTGTGGATGAGACATTAATGTGCTCTTTTCAAATATTAAAACCCGCAGAGAAAAAGCCGAAATTTAACTTTGGGAGCATGACTGCAGCTAAGCCTGGAAATACTTCATCTGGAGTTGGTGCTTTTGCGAGCATAGCAGCAGCTAAGCCTGGGAACACTGTTACAGGAATCAAGGTAATTGCAACCTTTTATTCAAGAGAAACAAAACTATGTTTTATGAAGGAAGCTTTAGATGGCATGTTAGAGAACTTGAATTTTCCACTAGTTTGTTTGCATCACATCATGTCGGTGTCTGGCTTTGGCTTGCAAGAAAGCCACTACCGTGCTTGCTTCTTTTATTCCAACATTGCAAGATGATTTACTGTGATTACTTTAGCATTgtaacaaagaaaagatgatgTGTATAAGAACTACATTTCTCTTTTCGGATTTCTTAGATAACATGTAAGCAAATGCGTTCACCTTCATTCTCATCTTGCTCCTACGAATTATGTGCTGTTGTAATTCGTTTCCAAGAGTTCCGATTGGTTTCCCTGCATCAGCTTTAGGACCATCATTCTGGTTGTCCTTGAATCTGGAGAGTGAATTACTTCTTCCATTATAAGAAAACGTTTCTGGCAAGCAAATGTTTTCGTTTTCAGAATCTTATACCCACAAAACATCCATTGATGCTCAAAAGCGGATATAAATTTTGTGATGAATGGTTTACAATCTGATTGAGTTATCTGGGTCCATTCTTTAAACATCGGTATTAGCTTTAAAATCTAATTTCCCTGTTTAATTCTTGATGCATTTCATTCAATCAAAATACATTTCGAATCTGTATGTCAACGATGCATTTACGTGTTTGATTGAAATGtacatttttgttttccttgcaGTCTCTGA encodes:
- the LOC103434201 gene encoding serine/threonine-protein phosphatase PP1-like, translating into MDQSVLDDIINRLLEVRGRPGKQVQLSESEIRQLCLVSKEIFLQQPNLLELEAPIKICGDIHGQYSDLLRLFEYGGLPPNANYLFLGDYVDRGKQSLETICLLLAYKIKYPENFFLLRGNHECASINRIYGFYDECKRRFNVRLWKTFTECFNCLPVAALIDEKILCMHGGLSPDLHNLDQIRNLQRPTDVPDTGLLCDLLWSDPSKDVHGWGGNERGVSFTFGPDTVTEFLQKHDLDLICRAHQVVEDGYELFANRQLVTIFSAPNYCGEFDNAGAMMSVDETLMCSFQILKPAEKKPKFNFGSMTAAKPGNTSSGVGAFASIAAAKPGNTVTGIKSLMHR